The following are encoded in a window of Sminthopsis crassicaudata isolate SCR6 chromosome 5, ASM4859323v1, whole genome shotgun sequence genomic DNA:
- the KCNJ4 gene encoding inward rectifier potassium channel 4: protein MNGHSRNGQAHAPRRKRRNRFVKKNGQCNVYFANLSNKSQRYMADIFTTCVDTRWRYMLMIFSAAFLVSWLFFGLLFWCIAFFHGDLEPGPGPAGGPAGAGPGGGGSPPPAAAKPCIMHVNGFLGAFLFSVETQTTIGYGFRCVTEECPLAVMAVVVQSIVGCVIDSFMIGTIMAKMARPKKRAQTLLFSHHAVISVRDGKLCLMWRVGNLRKSHIVEAHVRAQLIKPYMTEEGEYLPLDQRDLNVGYDIGLDRIFLVSPIIIVHEIDEESPLYGMGKEELESEDFEIVVILEGMVEATAMTTQARSSYLASEILWGHRFEPVVFEEKSHYKVDYSRFHKTYEVAGTPCCSARELQESKITVLPAPPPPPSAFCYENELALMSQEEDELEEDVAGLGLEGGSKDDGGGIIRMLDFGSHLDLERMQATLPLDNISYRRESAI, encoded by the coding sequence ATGAACGGACACAGCCGGAACGGGCAGGCCCACGCCCCCCGGCGGAAACGCCGCAACCGCTTCGTGAAGAAGAATGGCCAGTGCAACGTCTACTTCGCCAACCTCAGCAACAAGTCTCAGCGGTACATGGCGGACATCTTCACCACGTGCGTGGACACCCGCTGGCGGTACATGCTCATGATCTTCTCGGCCGCCTTCCTGGTCTCGTGGCTCTTCTTCGGCCTGCTCTTCTGGTGCATCGCCTTCTTCCACGGGGACCTggagccggggccggggccggcgGGCGGGCCGGCGGGCGCGGGCCCCGGGGGAGGCGGGAGCCCCCCGCCCGCGGCCGCCAAGCCCTGCATCATGCACGTGAACGGCTTCCTGGGGGCCTTCCTGTTCTCGGTGGAGACGCAGACCACCATCGGCTACGGCTTCCGCTGCGTGACGGAGGAGTGCCCGCTGGCCGTCATGGCCGTGGTGGTGCAGTCCATCGTGGGCTGCGTCATCGACTCCTTCATGATCGGGACCATCATGGCCAAGATGGCGCGGCCCAAGAAGCGGGCGCAGACGCTGCTCTTCAGCCACCACGCCGTGATCTCGGTGCGGGACGGCAAGCTGTGCCTCATGTGGCGGGTGGGCAACCTGCGCAAGAGCCACATCGTGGAGGCGCACGTGCGCGCCCAGCTCATCAAGCCCTACATGACGGAGGAGGGCGAGTACCTGCCGCTGGACCAGCGCGACCTCAACGTGGGCTACGACATCGGGCTGGACCGCATCTTCCTGGTGTCGCCCATCATCATCGTCCACGAGATCGACGAGGAGAGCCCGCTCTACGGCATGGGCAAGGAGGAGCTGGAGTCGGAGGACTTTGAGATCGTGGTCATCCTGGAGGGCATGGTGGAGGCCACGGCCATGACCACCCAGGCGCGCAGCTCCTACCTGGCCAGCGAGATCCTCTGGGGCCACCGCTTCGAGCCCGTGGTCTTCGAGGAGAAGAGCCACTACAAGGTGGACTACTCGCGCTTCCACAAGACCTACGAGGTGGCCGGCACCCCGTGCTGCTCGGCCCGGGAGCTGCAGGAGAGCAAGATCACGGTCCTCCCCGCGCCGCCGCCCCCGCCCAGTGCCTTCTGCTACGAGAACGAGCTGGCACTCATGAGCCAGGAGGAGGACGAACTGGAGGAGGACGTGGCCGGCCTGGGGCTGGAGGGCGGCTCCAAGGACGACGGCGGCGGCATCATCCGCATGCTGGACTTCGGGAGCCACCTGGATCTGGAGAGGATGCAGGCCACCTTGCCCCTGGACAACATCTCCTACCGCCGCGAGTCAGCCATCTGA